The genomic stretch AAACCTGGATGCCGAACGCCAGCGTAGGCTCTTCGAAAGCGCCTCCGAGGAGTTTGCCGCCAAGGGCTACGATGCCGCATCGCTGAACCGGATTCTTGAGAAATCCGGCATGAGTAAGAGCTCGCTGTATTACTATTTCGATGACAAAGCCGATCTATTCACGACCCTCATCGAACGAACCCTTTCCGTGGTCTTGAAGGAAGTCGGCGGCTTCGATCCCAACTCCTTGACCGCCGAAAACTATTGGTCTGAATTTGAGAAGATCTATCGAAGAGCCCTCGCCGTGATCGAACGGAACGCCTGGCTGGTGAAGTTTGGCGGCATGTTCTATCGCCTTCGGAACGACCCCAAAGAAGGCTCCGCTACCGGTCGAATTTTCCAAGCGGCGCGAAAGTGGGTCGATATTGTGCTTGTCCGCGGGCAAGAAGTTGGCGTGGTCCGCACCGACCTTCCCCAATCTTTGCTCGTGGATTCCACCATGAGCCTATTGGAATCCCTGGACCGCTGGGGTGTCGCCCACTGGAGCGAACTCACCGAATCAGAGAAGCAAGCGATGCCCGCTCAGCACATCGAACTGTTCCGACGGTTCCTTGCTCCAGAAAACGAAACGGCGACCCGCCCCTGAAAGGAGCGAGCCGCCGAAATGAGCCTTACGGCTGGATCGAATACTCGTAAACGTCTTCGATCGTGGAATCTTCCTGAAGCGGAGATCCGAACTGCAGAACCTTTGGCAGAGCCGTCGCCGGATCAACGTACAGCACGATCGGGCTGATCGGGCCCTTCAGCGTGAACTTGTCCAGCTTCTGTCCCTTGTAGGTCACGCCCCGCTCGATGGTCCACTTGTCCGTGTCCTTCAGCAGGTTGACCAGATAATCGGCTGAAGTCTGGCCGGATTGCACGATCATCGGCTTGCCGTCCTTGCCCGACATCACCGCCATGGACTTGGCGACGTTGACATCGGCGGACTTGCCAGGCTCCCGAATTTCGGCATCGTTCATGACCACGATCGAATCCACTTTGCCGTTTCCATTGCCGCCAAGCATCTTGATGTGTCCGGCCATATCGTCGGGGAGCTTGGGGACTTCCTTTCCATCCACGTAATAGTGCTTCACCTCTTTGCCGCTGGCATCTTTGGTGACTTCAACGCGAACGGTTCCTTTGCCACCGAGGGTGACCGACTTACCGTGGACCTCTTTTCCGTCGACGAAGACGTGCTTATCTTCCTTGCCGTCAGCCCCTTTGCGGACTTCGACACGGACGTTTCCGCCCTCGCCCGGCTTCATCGAATCGACCTTCGCCTGAACGTCGGCGGGAAGCTTATCGACTTCCTTGCCATCGATGAAGTAATGTTTGACTTCGTTACCGTCCGGTCCCTTCGTAACCTCGACTCGAACCGAACCCTTCGGGGCCTGACCCTCTTCGATCTTCATGTCGAACTTCGACTTCATGTCGTTGATGTCGTCCTTCGACATCCAGATCAGGTTGCCGCCGCCATCCATCTTCATGCCCATCCCCATCGGCGAATCGTGCATCATCATGAACGCTTGACCGGCCGGGGCATCGACCTCTTTGCCCGAGGCGTCATAGTAGACCGTCTTTCGCTCCTTATCGTGGACCGTGGTCTTGGATTGCAGGTGGCGCTCGCCGTTGGTGACGACGAACGAATTAATGGTGTAATTTTTGATGTCTTGAATCGCCTTGATGACCCGCTCGGGCGTGGCGGCCACGACCTTCGGCTGGGCGACAAAGAACACGCCGGCGATAGCGGCGATCGAGACGAGAGTTGGCACGGATACTTTTCTGAGGACACTCATTTTGGTTTCTCTTTTTTCCTTCAAGAGCGCCAAGATCGTTTCCGCTTTCGCGTCCGGTCTCGGCTCCTCTTGTTGGAGCGCTCGGATTTCTCGATTCATGAAGTGGTTGTTATCGGCACTCATAACGAATCTCCTGGTAGGTGCTGCCAAGCATCGACTGCAGTCTCGATCGTGCGTGATGCAGACGAGATTTTACGGTACCGACCGGTGAGGCCGTCACCTCTGCGATCTCTTCGATCGACATTTGCTGAACTTCGTACAGCAAAAACGCCTCGCGAAGCGCCGATGGCAGCTGATGGAGAGCGGACAGCAGGACTTCGCCGTCGTCCACCGCGCTGAAGTTGCGATCCAACTTGGGATGCAGGGCCTCTAGCGGGAGGAATAAGCGTCGTTTTCGCCGCCACGCGATGTATTCTCGAAACGCGATGCGCGACAGCCACGTTTTGTGGCTCGCCTCACCGCGGTAGCTTGGGAGCGCCTGGATGGCTTTGAGAAATGTCTGCTGGGCGAGGTCCTCAGCGGTCTCTGTCTGCCGAGTCAGATGGCGTAATAAGCGATAGATGTCGTCGTAGTTTCGATGCACCCAGTTGTTAAGCGCCGCAGCATCTCGATTTCTCAGCTTGTCCAGTTCTTCGCAAGTTTCGAGATCCATGGTTCTCCAATGGGTATGGAGGGAATACGGGTGCGAAAGGTTGAGTAAGTTTCCAATTTTGCGAGATTTGGATCGGGAAGTGATAAGTTGGTGAGACAAAACAGTTCGCAAAAGAGAAGGGCTTCCCCTCAACGCTTCCTGCTCCTGTAAGATTTCCTGAGGGCCAACGGCCCGCACTAAACTAGCCTGGGGCATCGCCCCAGGAAGCCGAAGAAAATAGTGGCGGGCCAAAGGTCCGCGCTAATCCTTGACTCGTCGGTTGCCCATTTCTCAGCATCCTCATACCTAATCGAGCGAAGGTATCCCCTGGTACAGTGGTGGCATGATCTCTACGCTGGTGGCTGGCTTATCTCTCGCGCAGGACGCCGTTCAGTTCAAGTTTCAGCCGAAAATCGGTACCGAATACTTACGATGGAAGATGAAAACGGAAAGCCGCAAATCCCCGATTCGATGAAGCTGTGGGGCGTTTTCAAGGCGACCGAAGTCAAGGACGGGTGGTACACCATGCAGTACAACCTCGTGACCAAGACGCCACAGGGCGAAGAGAAGTCCGAACCCCAAGACATCTACAAGGTCAACTCTTCCTTGGAAACCCAGTTCGTAGAGAGCTTCACAGCCAAGGACAAAGGGAGCGAAATGGGCGAGAGATCCGAAGCTTTCCTCAATGGGCGATTTGGAGTTCGGTTCTCGCCCGAAGCCGTCAAGTTAGACCAGGAATGGAAGGACACGCTGGACGTCCCTGCGTTCGGCAAGGAGTACCTTGCGTCCGTCTTTACGGGTAGTACGGTGACCTTCCAAGGGACAGGAGACCGATCGAATACGCTCATGAAGATCGAAGCCAAGCAGGGAACGATTCATAGTCTTAACCACTTGGACCTCCACATCGTTGGAGATGCCAACGGCACAAAGATGGAGGTCTCCTTGAAAGAAATGTGTGATCAGACCTCGGTAATCGACCGCGAAATCGGAGTCCCAGTGAGAATTGACCGCAAGTTCGAACTGACCATGACGGCCGGACCTCGCTCACAGAAGCTCTCCGGAACGCTACACATGGTCCGCCAATAAACCTTAATCGTCGCCAACGCAGGCGACCGGTCTAAATAGAGAGTATCCCCTGGTACAGTGTTGGGATGCTCAATGCTTATATCGCCGGATTCGCCATCCAGCAAGACGCTTTCCAGTTCAAATTTCAACCTCAAGTCGGCGTAAAGTACCGCTACAACATGACCATGACCGACGAAAATGGCACGTCACAGATTCCAAAAGATGCCAAGTTGTTTTCTGTCTTCAAAGTTGCCGGACTAAAGGATGGCAAATTCACCATCCATCAGTTTATCGATGACGATCCAAGTGGGAAGACCGAGCCCCGACGGCTCTTGTCGTTCCGAGCGGACTCGCTTCTGAACACCGAAGCGCTTTCGACCAGCGAAGAGACCGATGCCGGAGTCGCTGGCCAGTTGTTGGCATTCAAACTCATCGGCGCATTTGGGTTTGCATACAATAGCTCTCCGGTCAAAGTCGGTGATACCTGGAAGCCGCCCTTTGACGCGGCCGCCATCGCGAAAGACTTCATTGCGGCAACAATGCCGGATGCGAACTCGAAAATCGATGCCGAAGGCAATGTCTCTGTGAGCCTGGACAAGCTTGATGAGAAGGTTGGTACATTCAAGTCTCTGATTCATCTAAAGATGGACGTGACGGTCGATGCCGAGGGACAGACTCACCGCCTCACGATGAACTTGGACTGTGAACAGACGGCGACTGCGGACCGAGCAACGGGGGTTCCGGCGGAGATCGACCGAAAATTCGACATGACCATGAAGGCCGACGCGGAATCTCACTCGATGAAGCTCGTGATGCACTTGGTCAGAGTCTAGACAGTCGTCTTGGTGCTGGAAGCTAGCAATCTTCGGGAACCAGACCAGACCAGGTCATAATCTCTATATGACAATTCGCAATGTGACGGAGACCAAGGCCGAATTGTCGGCTCTGCTCGTTCTCGTCGAGAACGGCGAAGAGGTCGTGATTTCGAGAGCGGGAAAGCCGGTTGCGAAACTCGTGAAGATCGAACCGCAAAAACAGCCTCGGAAGTTCGGTCTGCTTCGTGGGCAAGGCTGGATAAGCGAGGACTTTGACGCTCCAGATCCCGAGCTCGAAGAGTTATTTTACGAAGGGCCAATTGAACCTACTCGTTGACACGCGTATCCTCGTTTGGACTCTTCTTGAACCCGAAAGAATTCCAAGGGCCTTTGAGCACGTACTAGTCGATCCGAGCAACGAAATCTGGTACAGCTCACTCAGCGTCTGGGAGATCGTGACGAAGATCCAGATTGGAAAAATGAGCCTCGGACGAGATTTCGAAACGGCAATTAAGGCACAGGGTCTGAAGTATCTGCCTTTCGAGTCTCGCCACGCACTGAAACAGTTCGATTTACCGCTTCACCACCGAGACCCGTTCGATCGAGGACTGATGGCCCAAGCCGCCTACGAAAGGCTCAAGTTGATGACTTCTGACCAAACTCTGCGTCAGTATGCCGACAATGTAGACCTCATCATGGTGCCATAGCTACTTAGCGTACAGCAGTTCAGCCGACTGGCTTTAACCTGGCTCCCTTGGCGAAGAGACTGGTCAAAGAGTGGATGGTGGTCCTGCGAACTGGGGATAGACAGACGACCACAAAGCCGCCGCCTCAATCGCGACCATCCCCAAATTGGATACCTCTTGGCGAAGGGGTCGGTGAGCGAAGAATGAGCGAACCGGGGGATTGGGAAACTCATATAGAACAACGAAAACCTCCGGTTACTTCGAATACGGCGTGCACAAAGGATCGCCAATCACGATGTCCTCCCAACCCACGAACCGCGACGCCGCATAGTAGCTCTCCGCCAACGTCCAACCCGATGTATACCGGTCAAACAGTATCGTCGGCGAAGCGATCGCCTGCAAGAGCGGCTCGTCGCAATACCCCTTCACGCCCGTCACCCGACCCTTGATCAAATCCGCAATCAATGACTGCCCACCCGTCGTTGGCAGAAAGGTTCGACCCGAGGTCGAAACCGCCGTTTCGGCAATCGCACCAGGTTCAAATCGAAGCAGCTCGTACCCGTCGTGGTCGAACTTGGGGTCATTGCTTCCCCAAGAGCAGTACCCAGCGAGGTTTCCCTTGCGGCCGATGAAAACATCGGTCCGATCCACGGTGACAGGAATCCCTTTCGCCTCCAATTTCTTGCCCGCCACCACCATGTCCGCGTCCCACTCGTTGTACGCCATCTCATTGATCGTGTGCAGGTCGAGCTTGCCGTCCGTTACCGGCGACATCGGCACCTTGTCAATATTCCCGATTCCGTGCCCCTCGGCCACGTCGATGAGGATATTGCCCGTCGGGTGCATCTTTTCCGACTGCATCGCATAGGTCGACAGGAGCTTGGCATCGTCAACCGTATAGCCGTCCAATCGAGTCACGAGGTACCCGCCGAATTTGGCATGACTGAACCGCTCCTTCGAGTCCCAAAAGCGATTCGCCCAACACTTCCCCGTAAAGCCAGAATCGTTCAATATCACCGGCACCACATCCTTTCGGTCGGCGTAATCCATCGCCGCGAGCGTCGAGTCCAAGGAAGGTCGATTGTTTCCAACCCCGTTGGGCGCGCCTGTTAGCCGAATCGGAATACCCTTGGTCAGCACAATAAAGTCGATCCCGCTCTTCTTCGTCAGAAATGCCTTGATCGGTGCAAGAATCTTCGCCTGATAGTCCGGGTAAGGCATGGTCTCCTTGCCCGCGTCGAGAGCCGAATCCTGGCACTCTACCTTCACTACGTTCGTTACCCCTCGCTTCTTCATGTAGTCCGTCGCGATTTCAATGGAGGCTGGGCTGGCGGTGTTTTCGACGACCAGAACGCGTGAAGCGTTGTTGGCCGCGAGGACCAAAGAAGCGAAGAGCATGACGGAAATACTATCACCGCCAGGGTCTGATGTCAAAGTCGAAACGCCTACGATGTCCCTCGTTGAAACGACAGGGTCGCCGTAATGAGAACTTTCAGATACTGTATGGAGTATATAAAACCATGACCGCCGAAGAACGCAAAGCGATCGACCGCCGCCTCGCCCGTATTGAAGGGCAGGTGAGGGGTCTGCGCCGCATGGTCGAGCAAGATGCTTACTGCTCTGATATCCTTCAGCAAGTGAGCGCCGTAGACTCAGCTTTGAGTCAAGTTTCTGCCGCCGTGGCCTCTCAACATATCAAGCACTGTGTGCTTGGACACGATACCGGCGAAGCCCACCCCGTCGCCAAGTCCATGACCCGAGAGGAAGTCATCGAGGAACTAGATGAGGTGTTTAGTCGCCTCATGCGTTCCTAATACCCATAGGAGTATCAAATGAAATTAGTTTTGAAAATCGAAGGCATGAGCTGCCAAAACTGCGTCGCTCACGTGACCAAGGCGCTGAAATCCATTTCCGGCGTTGAAGACGCAATCGTAGACCTAGGCGAAGGCTCGGCCAAGGTGTCGGGCTCTAACCTTAACGGCCAAGCACTCATCGAAGCGGTTGAGGAAGAAGGCTACGAAGCCGAGGTGGCATAGCCATGTCCACTCAACACCAGCACGAAACCCAACTCGATATCCAAGGCATGACCTGCGCGTCGTGCGTCCGCCGGGTCGAGAAGGCCCTGGCCAATACGACCGGAGTCGATTCGGTAAACGTTAACTTTGCCAACCATCAGGCCGTCGTCGTCCACAGCCATGATGTCGCCACCGACGACCTCACTAAGGCTGTCGACCGGGCCGGGTATACCGCCAAACCGGTAAACCACTCGATGCATGAACACCATTCGGCGTCGGAACATGCCGAACACATGCGAGCCGAATCCGAGCATGAGATGCGGTCGATGCTGGCTAATGTCTGGCTGGCCGCCGCCCTCACGATTCCCCTCGTCATCCTGTCGATGGCGTGGCACCCGCGCCCCGAGTGGGCCAATTGGCTCCTCTTCGCCCTCGCTACACCCGTCACTTTCTGGTGTGGCCGTCAGTTTTTTGTACTCTCGGCCAAGGCTTTGCGCCACGGCTCGACCACCATGGACACGCTGGTCGCGATGGGTGCTGGAGCCGCGTGGGCATACTCCACCTACGCCCTCCTGACTCAATCCGGCCACGCCCAAAGCGAACATGTCTACTTCGAGACCGGGGCCGTCATTGTAACTCTGATCCTCCTCGGTCGGTACCTCGAAGCCAGAGCCAAATCGCACATGTCCGACTCCATTCGGAAGCTAATGAATCTCGCGCCGAAAACTGCGACGGTCCTTGACGAGCAGGGTGGTGAAAGTTCGGTTCCGCTGAACGCCGTCAAAGCGGGTGACCGCATTCGGGTTCGACCCGGCGAGACCGTCGCCGTCGATGGCGAAATAGTCGAAGGCGAGTCGTACGTCAATGAGTCAATGATCACCGGCGAGCCGATCGCTGTGCATAAAGCCACCGGCGATTCGGTGACCGGAGGAACAGTGAACGAGCGAGGATCGTTTGTCTTTAGAGCCGAGCACGTCGGCTCCGAAACGATACTATCCCAAATCGCCAAAATGGTTGAGCGAGCCCAGGGCTCGAAAGCGCCAATGCAGGGTCTGGCTGACCGGGTCTCGTCGATCTTCGTTCCCCTCGTGATCGTGGTCGCGGTTGCAACCCTGATTGGTTACCTCGCCACCGGACACTCGTTCGACGCCGCAGTTTTGCCCGCTGTCGCGGTCCTGGTCGTCGCCTGCCCGTGCGCCCTCGGCCTCGCAACTCCAACTGCCTTGATGGTCGGCACCGGGCGTGGATCTGAGTTGGGTGTGCTGGTCAAAGATGGCAAATCCCTCGAAACCGCAGGCTCCATCCGCACGGTCCTCCTCGATAAAACCGGTACTTTGACCCAAGGCAAGCCGAGCGTGACCGACGTTCGACCGTTCGGTGCCTGGAGCGAAGAAGATGCGCTCACTTTTGCTGCATCGCTGGAGGCTCAAAGCGAGCACCCTATCGCCAGGGCGGTTGTCGCCGCCGCCAAGGAACGCAACTTAGCCATGGCCGAAGTCGCAAATTTTGAAGCGGAACAGGGACAAGGCGTGCGTGGAACGGTTGAGGGCCAGGAAGGGTTTGTGGGCAAGCCTGGCATGGCAAAGTCCGTCCCAGACGAAGTGCAGCAAGCCATCGCCAACCTCGAAGAGGAAGGCAAAACCGTGTTCTTGGTTGCCAAGGGGGACCAGTATGCGGTGCTCGCCGTCGCCGACACTCTCGGCGAACACAGTCGCGAGGCAATCGATCAGCTTCAATCCCTTCAAATCCGTCCGGTGATGGTCACGGGCGACAACCGTGCGACCGCCGAGGCGATCGCTAAAAAGGTGGGGATCGAGGCGATCGAAGCACAAGTCTTGCCGGCGGATAAAGCCGCGATCGTCCAGCGGTATCAGAAGGACGGCATGGCGGCTATGGTCGGCGATGGCATCAACGATGCACCCGCCCTCGCCCAGGCTGATCTTGGAATCGCGATGGGCACGGGAACGGACGTCGCCATGGAAACCGCTGGCGTCACGTTGCTCAAATCCGATCTGCGTGGCGTTGCCCAAGCTATACGCCTGGCCCGAGCAACCCTATCCACGATCCGAGGCAATCTCTTTTGGGCGTTCGCCTACAATGTGGTGATGGTTCCGCTCGCCGCCATCGGCGTGATGAGTCCGATGATCGCTGCGGGAGCCATGGCTCTATCCAGTATCTCCGTCGTCCTCAACTCGCTGAGGCTTCGCCGATTCGCCTAAACCATCGGCAAGAGCGCCCGAATTGCGCCTAGATGGTAGGCCGCGTGGGCGATGTTTGCGATCACGTAAATCTCGTCATCGAAGGTCTCTAGGTTAACATCGAAGTTGCCCATCTCGGTGTACCACCGATTGGCCTCCACATATTCTTGGGTCGTTCTTGCGACAACGTCATTCCAGGAGTTTTCGTCGAACTCCTGGACATCCCAACTCCCTTCCCAGTCGCTCGGTTCTCGACTTCCCCGATTGTTCGCATTGAATAAATGGAGGAAGTAGCACAAGTGGTTGGCATGGGCGCCAATGGTGGAGGTCATGCCATGCAACTTCTTGGATGCTTGCTCTGCGGAAAGGGATTGGAGTGTGTTGAGAATGGCTTCGCTGCCTTGGACGAACCACGTATAGTCTTTGTCGGGCGCTACCCCTTCGAAAGCCTCGCGGAAGATTTCCTGACACGCCATTCGAATCGTGTTGGACATACCCAAACTTACCACCCAATCCTCGAAATGTATACATGCGTACACTATTTTGTTTTGTGATATCATGAAGAGGTCGAATGACCTTCGACGTTATGATCGACCTAGCCTAACACCACAGATCGTTACTCCCGTCCCGCTTCTGGGACGCCCGTGATCCTGTCTTAGGTCGTTTATGCTCCAAGGATTCCAACTCTCTTTGACGTTGGACCCACGTGTGGGTCCGCTATTCGAAAATCTCGATCTCTCCGTCGGCGACGGGGAAAAGGTCGCACTCATCGGCCGCAACGGCGTGGGCAAGACTCGCCTCTTGCGCATTCTGGCTGGGGTCGATCCGCCATCGAGCGGTAAGGTGGTCCGCTCCGGCGGAGCCATGCCCGCGTACCTGCCCCAGGACTTCGATCTTGGCTTCGCAGGCACCTTGGCTGATCTGCACGAGGACGTTCCATACCACGCTTTGGCTCGCGCGGCGAGTCGAGTGGGGTTGTCCGTCGATCTGCTTCACGCGTCCTATTCGACTCTCAGTCTGGGCGAGAAGATGCGCGGAGCGATCGCTGGCTTGCTGGCGATCGAGCCCACGGTTCTCTTGTTGGATGAGCCGACCAATCACTTGGATATCCACGCCAAGGCGTGGCTGACCGAGTTCCTGCGGGATTGCCCGGAGTCGGTTCTGCTCGTCTGCCATGACCGCGCCGTTCTCAACGCGGTGCCGGAAAAGATTTACGAGATCACGTCACGTGGACTGGAAAGCTACTCGGGCAACTACGAATTCCTTCAACAGGAAAAGCAGGAGGCTCAGGCTCGCCAGCAACGCGAATGGGACGCCCACCAGCATGAGGCGCGACGCCTGAAGGTCGCCGCCGAGGGCATCCGGCAACGAGCAGTGAAGACCGGGAAGAAGCCGCGTGGCAACAACTACGACGCCTTCCAAAAGCCGTTCTTCGAGGCGAAGAAAGCGCGGGTGGAAAAGCAGGCGAAAGCGGTGTTGAAGCGGGTGGAAAGAGAGGTCCACGATGCGCCGGATAAGCCGTTCATGGCTGATTCGCTCAAAATCGAATTCCCAACCAAGCCTCTTCGATCCGGGGTCCCGCTGACGGTGCGCGGCCTATCCAAAAGCTATGGCTCACGCCAACTGTTTGAGGGTCTGAATCTTGTCGTCGAGAATCGAGCGAGGGTCGCGATTGTCGGTCCGAACGGGTGCGGCAAGACCACGTTATTCCGCATCCTCCTAGGGCAGGAGCAAGCCGATTGTGGAGAGTTCGCTTGGTCCTCTGACGCGTGCATTGCCGCCATGAGCCAGGGTCGAACGGCGGTGCCGATGGACTTGCCCGCCTTCGAGGCTGCAGGCGGCGACCCTGAACAGGCGAGGACTTTGCTCGCCTGCCTTGGCATGCGTGGGCTAGTCGGCGAGCGTCCGGTCCGTCAGCTTTCGGTTGGCGAAAGGACCAAGGTGGAGATCGCCTCGATGATTCTTCGCGGCGCAAATGTGCTGATGCTCGACGAGCCGACTAACCACCTCGACATCCCTTCGATCGAAGCGCTGGAAGCGGCGCTCGACGCCTTTCCGGGTGTCGTGCTGTTCGTGTCCCACGATCTGGAATTTGTCGAACGCCTCGCTTCCGATGTCATCAATATTTCCGAAGGATGAAACGGTGTTCGAGTTGCCGCGTCATCAATGAGACATGGTTCTTTCAGGCATCATCCTCGCGTCGATGGCGGTTCAGCGCGCGCCTCTGCTATTCGAAAAAGCAAAGTTATTGGCGAGAACCAGCGGTTGGGCTGAAGTTTCTGTTGGGGTGCCCGACTATCGTTGGTTGGATTCGAACACGGTTCTTTTTCAATTGCCTCGACCTGAAGAACCGACTCGGATTTCGTCCCTTGATACGCGATCTGGCAAGGTTGCAGAAGTCGAGTGCCTCCAGGACTTCAGTCAGCTTAAGGGCGACTTTTCTACTTTGCAGGTCTCGCCTAACGGGGACAAAATCTTGTGGGCCGGCGGAACGGGATCCAGCGCGAAATGGTATGTGACGACTCTTGGCAACAGACAGGTATTGAGTTTCGCGAGGAAGCGGTTACGCGACCCAAGTAACCCTCCGATGCCTGACGACTACTCGCTGGCATCATGGTCTTGGGATGGGAAGTCAGTTCTTGA from Armatimonadota bacterium encodes the following:
- a CDS encoding TetR family transcriptional regulator, which codes for MTAQSVIVKAMSRRRLENLDAERQRRLFESASEEFAAKGYDAASLNRILEKSGMSKSSLYYYFDDKADLFTTLIERTLSVVLKEVGGFDPNSLTAENYWSEFEKIYRRALAVIERNAWLVKFGGMFYRLRNDPKEGSATGRIFQAARKWVDIVLVRGQEVGVVRTDLPQSLLVDSTMSLLESLDRWGVAHWSELTESEKQAMPAQHIELFRRFLAPENETATRP
- a CDS encoding sigma-70 family RNA polymerase sigma factor; the encoded protein is MPQASLVRAVGPQEILQEQEALRGSPSLLRTVLSHQLITSRSKSRKIGNLLNLSHPYSLHTHWRTMDLETCEELDKLRNRDAAALNNWVHRNYDDIYRLLRHLTRQTETAEDLAQQTFLKAIQALPSYRGEASHKTWLSRIAFREYIAWRRKRRLFLPLEALHPKLDRNFSAVDDGEVLLSALHQLPSALREAFLLYEVQQMSIEEIAEVTASPVGTVKSRLHHARSRLQSMLGSTYQEIRYECR
- a CDS encoding type II toxin-antitoxin system prevent-host-death family antitoxin, which gives rise to MTIRNVTETKAELSALLVLVENGEEVVISRAGKPVAKLVKIEPQKQPRKFGLLRGQGWISEDFDAPDPELEELFYEGPIEPTR
- a CDS encoding type II toxin-antitoxin system VapC family toxin, with the translated sequence MNLLVDTRILVWTLLEPERIPRAFEHVLVDPSNEIWYSSLSVWEIVTKIQIGKMSLGRDFETAIKAQGLKYLPFESRHALKQFDLPLHHRDPFDRGLMAQAAYERLKLMTSDQTLRQYADNVDLIMVP
- a CDS encoding TIGR03790 family protein, whose protein sequence is MLFASLVLAANNASRVLVVENTASPASIEIATDYMKKRGVTNVVKVECQDSALDAGKETMPYPDYQAKILAPIKAFLTKKSGIDFIVLTKGIPIRLTGAPNGVGNNRPSLDSTLAAMDYADRKDVVPVILNDSGFTGKCWANRFWDSKERFSHAKFGGYLVTRLDGYTVDDAKLLSTYAMQSEKMHPTGNILIDVAEGHGIGNIDKVPMSPVTDGKLDLHTINEMAYNEWDADMVVAGKKLEAKGIPVTVDRTDVFIGRKGNLAGYCSWGSNDPKFDHDGYELLRFEPGAIAETAVSTSGRTFLPTTGGQSLIADLIKGRVTGVKGYCDEPLLQAIASPTILFDRYTSGWTLAESYYAASRFVGWEDIVIGDPLCTPYSK
- a CDS encoding metal-sensing transcriptional repressor — translated: MTAEERKAIDRRLARIEGQVRGLRRMVEQDAYCSDILQQVSAVDSALSQVSAAVASQHIKHCVLGHDTGEAHPVAKSMTREEVIEELDEVFSRLMRS
- a CDS encoding heavy metal-binding protein codes for the protein MKLVLKIEGMSCQNCVAHVTKALKSISGVEDAIVDLGEGSAKVSGSNLNGQALIEAVEEEGYEAEVA
- a CDS encoding heavy metal translocating P-type ATPase, with the protein product MSTQHQHETQLDIQGMTCASCVRRVEKALANTTGVDSVNVNFANHQAVVVHSHDVATDDLTKAVDRAGYTAKPVNHSMHEHHSASEHAEHMRAESEHEMRSMLANVWLAAALTIPLVILSMAWHPRPEWANWLLFALATPVTFWCGRQFFVLSAKALRHGSTTMDTLVAMGAGAAWAYSTYALLTQSGHAQSEHVYFETGAVIVTLILLGRYLEARAKSHMSDSIRKLMNLAPKTATVLDEQGGESSVPLNAVKAGDRIRVRPGETVAVDGEIVEGESYVNESMITGEPIAVHKATGDSVTGGTVNERGSFVFRAEHVGSETILSQIAKMVERAQGSKAPMQGLADRVSSIFVPLVIVVAVATLIGYLATGHSFDAAVLPAVAVLVVACPCALGLATPTALMVGTGRGSELGVLVKDGKSLETAGSIRTVLLDKTGTLTQGKPSVTDVRPFGAWSEEDALTFAASLEAQSEHPIARAVVAAAKERNLAMAEVANFEAEQGQGVRGTVEGQEGFVGKPGMAKSVPDEVQQAIANLEEEGKTVFLVAKGDQYAVLAVADTLGEHSREAIDQLQSLQIRPVMVTGDNRATAEAIAKKVGIEAIEAQVLPADKAAIVQRYQKDGMAAMVGDGINDAPALAQADLGIAMGTGTDVAMETAGVTLLKSDLRGVAQAIRLARATLSTIRGNLFWAFAYNVVMVPLAAIGVMSPMIAAGAMALSSISVVLNSLRLRRFA
- a CDS encoding ATP-binding cassette domain-containing protein, yielding MLQGFQLSLTLDPRVGPLFENLDLSVGDGEKVALIGRNGVGKTRLLRILAGVDPPSSGKVVRSGGAMPAYLPQDFDLGFAGTLADLHEDVPYHALARAASRVGLSVDLLHASYSTLSLGEKMRGAIAGLLAIEPTVLLLDEPTNHLDIHAKAWLTEFLRDCPESVLLVCHDRAVLNAVPEKIYEITSRGLESYSGNYEFLQQEKQEAQARQQREWDAHQHEARRLKVAAEGIRQRAVKTGKKPRGNNYDAFQKPFFEAKKARVEKQAKAVLKRVEREVHDAPDKPFMADSLKIEFPTKPLRSGVPLTVRGLSKSYGSRQLFEGLNLVVENRARVAIVGPNGCGKTTLFRILLGQEQADCGEFAWSSDACIAAMSQGRTAVPMDLPAFEAAGGDPEQARTLLACLGMRGLVGERPVRQLSVGERTKVEIASMILRGANVLMLDEPTNHLDIPSIEALEAALDAFPGVVLFVSHDLEFVERLASDVINISEG